ACATCGGTTACGGCCTGATCAACCCGAAGGCGAGGCCGCAGTGACGAATCCCGCCCCTCCCAAGACCCAGCTCTTGCAGCTCTCGAATCGCGTGCCAGGGGGATCCCGGTTCTGGCGTCGCCTGCTGAGGCAGCCGTCGACCCTGCTCGCACTCGCCTGGATCGCGGTGGTCATCCTCTGCGCGGTCTTCGCCGAGATGCTCGCCCCCTTCGACCCGCTCCAGAACAACTTCGTCCTCGACGGCGTGCTGCAGGGGCCCAGCGCCGAGCATCTGCTCGGAACCGACGACAACGGCCGCGATGTGCTCAGCCGCATGATCTTCGGCACGAGGATCATGCTCTCGGTCGGCATCGGCTCCGTGCTCATCGCCATGCTCATCGGCGTGCCGATCGGTCTGCTGATCGGGTACCGAGGCGGCTGGTGGGATCGCATCGGCTCGCGCTTCATCGACATCCTCGACTCCCTGCCCGGGATGCTGGTGGCATTCGCGATCATCGCCATCCTCGGCCGTGGGCTGTCGTCGCTGATGCTCGCGATCGGCTTGATCTTCTGCATGAACTTCGCACGCATGTCCCGTGCGATCACGTTGGCGGAGCGCAGCAGGCTCTATATCGACGCGGCGAAGGTGTCCGGCATCGGTGAGTTCGCGATCCTGTTCCGGCAGATCCTGCCCAATCTGCTCGGCCCGCTGGTGATCCAGGGCGCCGTGCTCACCGGTTCGGCGATCATCATCGAGTCGGGGCTCAGCTTCCTCGGCATCGGCCTGCAGTCGGCGGTGCCGTCCTGGGGCGGTCTGCTGGGTCTTGCCGCCTCGAAACTCGCGATCCAGCCCTTCCTCGCGATTCCCCCGGCATCGCGATCATGCTGACCGTGCTCTCGTTCAACACGATCGGCGACGGCGTCAACGATGCCCTCTCCGGCGAGAAGCACAAGTTCGTCAAGCCGGTCAAGCGGCTCGCACCGGCAGCGACCGCTCCTGCCGACGCGGATGCCGAGGTCTCGCCGGCGGCACCGGCGCTGGACATCCGCGACCTCGACATCGTGCTGGGCGGCGCGAAGGACAGGGTCACGCTCGTCAAGGGCGTGAACCTCACCATCGGCAGGGGCGAGATCGTCGGACTGCTCGGAGAATCCGGGTCGGGGAAGTCGACCCTGGCGAGGGCCGTCCTGGGTCTCATGCAGCCCGGGATCAGCATCGGCTCCGGTCAGATCCTGCTGGACGGCATCGACATCGCCGGGCTCGGAGAGAAGGACCTGCGCGACATCCGCGGTGTGCGCATGGCGGCCGTCTTCCAGGACCCGATGGCGTCGCTCTCGCCCGTGCACACGGTCGGCAAGCAGATCATGGAGCCGCTGCGCACCCACACGAGCATGACGAAGCGCGAAGCCCGCGCTGAGGCGGCGCGCCTGCTGACCCGGGTGGGCGTCAGCAACGCCGAGTCGCGCCTCGGCGACTACCCGCACCAGTTCTCCGGCGGCATGGCGCAGCGCGTGGCGATCGCCCTCGCCATCGCGTCGAAGCCGGAGATCATCATCGCCGATGAGGCCACCAGCGCTCTCGACGTCACCACCCAGGCGCAGGTGCTCGACCTGCTGCTCGATCTGCGCGACGAATTCGGTCTGAGCATCCTGTTCATCACCCACGGGCTGGGCGTCGCCGCCGAAGCGTGCGACCGTGTCGTCGTCATGTACCAGGGCGAGATCGTCGAGGACAGCGATGTCCGCGAGCTCTTCGACGCGCCGCAGCACCCCTACACCGAACGGCTGCTCGCCGCGAATCCGGCGCTGCACGAACCCGAGCCGCTGGCGCACGTGACCGGCGACGGCGGGCTGTCGTACGAGGGCGGTTCATCGACGCTGCCCGCATACGAGCCAGCCGGAACCCCGCTGCTCAGCGTGCGCGAGCTCGCACTCGAGTACGGCGCCACCGGCCTCGGGGCGAAGCCCACACGAGTCGTCGAGGATGTGAGCTTCAACATCGCCGCCGGCGAGACCTTCGGCCTCGTCGGGGAGTCGGGCTCGGGCAAGTCGACGACGGGACGGGCCATCCTGCGCCTGCTGCCCATCGCCGACGGTGTCGTGGAGTTCGAGGGCACCGACATCACGAGCTTCGGCCGGCACACTCCGCTCGGGTACCGCCGTCAGGTGCAGGCGGTGTTCCAGGATCCGTCCATGTCGTTGAATCCCGCCCAGCCGGTGATGCGAGCCCTCACGGCGGCGATGACACGCCACGGCATCGGCGATCGCGCGGAGCGGGAGCACCTCGCCGAGACGGCGTTCGGTCAGGTCGGGCTCAGCCCGGATCACCTGCGCCGCAGCCCGAAGGAGCTCTCCGGCGGTCAGCAGCAGCGCGTCGCGATCGCTCGGGCTCTGGTGCTCAAGCCGAAGCTCGTCGTCTGCGACGAGGCTGTCAGCGCGCTCGATCTGCTCACGCAGCAGCAGATCATGGAACTGCTGATCCAGCTCCAGGAGGAGACCGGGATGAGCTACCTGTTCATCGCGCACGACCTCGGGCTCGTCCGCAATGTCTGCGACCGCATCGCCGTGATGCGTTCCGGGCGGATCGTCGAGCTCGCCGAGAGCGAGCGGCTGTTCCACGATCCACAGCATCCGTACACCAAGCGCCTGCTGGGCGCGACGCCTGCCGACTCGCCCGTCGGACGCGAGGAGCGGCGGCGCGTGCGGAAGGCGTTCAACCAGGCGCACATCGACGGGCAGGTGCCGCTGCCGTGACGGTCGACGAAGAGGCCAGCACCGCACGAGTGGAGGCGTTCCGCGCCGAGCTGCGAGACGATGCGCCCTGGGTGGCCACGGTCACTCCGCGC
Above is a window of Microbacterium suwonense DNA encoding:
- a CDS encoding ABC transporter permease, which encodes MTNPAPPKTQLLQLSNRVPGGSRFWRRLLRQPSTLLALAWIAVVILCAVFAEMLAPFDPLQNNFVLDGVLQGPSAEHLLGTDDNGRDVLSRMIFGTRIMLSVGIGSVLIAMLIGVPIGLLIGYRGGWWDRIGSRFIDILDSLPGMLVAFAIIAILGRGLSSLMLAIGLIFCMNFARMSRAITLAERSRLYIDAAKVSGIGEFAILFRQILPNLLGPLVIQGAVLTGSAIIIESGLSFLGIGLQSAVPSWGGLLGLAASKLAIQPFLAIPPASRSC
- a CDS encoding dipeptide ABC transporter ATP-binding protein encodes the protein MLTVLSFNTIGDGVNDALSGEKHKFVKPVKRLAPAATAPADADAEVSPAAPALDIRDLDIVLGGAKDRVTLVKGVNLTIGRGEIVGLLGESGSGKSTLARAVLGLMQPGISIGSGQILLDGIDIAGLGEKDLRDIRGVRMAAVFQDPMASLSPVHTVGKQIMEPLRTHTSMTKREARAEAARLLTRVGVSNAESRLGDYPHQFSGGMAQRVAIALAIASKPEIIIADEATSALDVTTQAQVLDLLLDLRDEFGLSILFITHGLGVAAEACDRVVVMYQGEIVEDSDVRELFDAPQHPYTERLLAANPALHEPEPLAHVTGDGGLSYEGGSSTLPAYEPAGTPLLSVRELALEYGATGLGAKPTRVVEDVSFNIAAGETFGLVGESGSGKSTTGRAILRLLPIADGVVEFEGTDITSFGRHTPLGYRRQVQAVFQDPSMSLNPAQPVMRALTAAMTRHGIGDRAEREHLAETAFGQVGLSPDHLRRSPKELSGGQQQRVAIARALVLKPKLVVCDEAVSALDLLTQQQIMELLIQLQEETGMSYLFIAHDLGLVRNVCDRIAVMRSGRIVELAESERLFHDPQHPYTKRLLGATPADSPVGREERRRVRKAFNQAHIDGQVPLP